One window from the genome of bacterium encodes:
- a CDS encoding phosphoribosylanthranilate isomerase, translating into MSVRIKICGIVQPDDAAAAVDAGADLIGLNFVADSPRCLNLDDAEAIARRVEGQVERVAIFRDAPWAEIERVTRRVELERIQFHGDESEEDIELVDYPVIKAVRGADREAADRYPGALLLLDHPTKGGGKGETWNWTEAAELIAEGADLILAGGLNPENVADALEGLGDLLPWGVDVATGVEREGDVRKDPARMAAFVAAVRQVDVVEHVEEID; encoded by the coding sequence GTGAGCGTACGCATCAAGATCTGTGGAATCGTGCAACCCGATGACGCGGCAGCGGCAGTCGATGCCGGGGCCGACTTGATCGGGCTGAACTTCGTGGCGGATTCGCCGCGCTGCCTCAACCTCGACGATGCCGAGGCGATCGCCCGGAGGGTCGAAGGACAAGTCGAGCGCGTCGCCATCTTTCGGGATGCGCCGTGGGCGGAGATCGAGCGTGTCACCCGCCGGGTCGAGCTGGAGCGAATCCAGTTCCACGGGGACGAATCCGAGGAAGACATCGAGCTGGTGGACTACCCGGTGATCAAGGCGGTGCGCGGTGCCGATCGCGAAGCGGCGGATCGATACCCCGGAGCCTTGTTACTCCTCGACCACCCGACGAAGGGCGGCGGAAAAGGCGAGACCTGGAACTGGACCGAGGCTGCCGAGCTGATCGCCGAGGGCGCAGATCTGATCCTCGCGGGCGGACTCAACCCGGAAAACGTCGCCGATGCGTTGGAAGGCCTGGGTGACCTGCTGCCCTGGGGTGTCGATGTGGCAACCGGTGTCGAACGGGAGGGAGACGTGCGAAAGGATCCCGCCCGCATGGCCGCCTTCGTCGCGGCGGTTCGCCAGGTGGACGTCGTGGAGCACGTCGAGGAAATCGACTAG
- the trpC gene encoding indole-3-glycerol phosphate synthase TrpC has translation MNILDDILAHKREELVSARSRTSGDDMARAASEMSVPARGFRRALTEGPKPRVIAEIKRRSPSKGEIRADFDPVEIARAYTAAGAAALSVLTDEHFFGGSLDIFRAVRAVTALPLLRKDFVIDAYQIDEARAAGADAVLLIVSALDRSALERLSVHAGKLGMDVLVEVHDEAELDVAASIGADLIGVNNRNLRRFVTDLATTERLAPKVPRDAVLVSESGIFGPEDVKRLAAAGADALLVGESLMRETDVEGALLRLRGAQ, from the coding sequence ATGAACATCCTGGATGACATTCTGGCCCATAAGCGCGAGGAACTCGTCTCCGCGCGCTCGCGAACGTCGGGCGACGACATGGCCCGAGCCGCGAGCGAGATGAGCGTGCCGGCTCGGGGCTTCCGCCGCGCCCTGACGGAGGGGCCGAAGCCACGGGTCATCGCGGAGATCAAGCGACGCTCGCCCAGCAAGGGAGAGATCCGTGCCGATTTCGACCCGGTGGAGATCGCGCGGGCCTACACTGCGGCTGGTGCTGCGGCGCTCTCGGTCCTCACCGACGAACACTTTTTCGGCGGAAGCCTCGACATCTTTCGTGCCGTGCGGGCGGTTACGGCCCTGCCGCTCCTGCGCAAGGATTTCGTGATCGACGCCTACCAGATCGACGAAGCCCGAGCGGCCGGCGCCGATGCGGTGTTGTTGATCGTGAGCGCACTCGATCGTTCGGCCCTGGAGCGGCTGAGCGTGCATGCAGGAAAACTTGGAATGGATGTGCTGGTGGAAGTCCACGATGAGGCCGAGTTGGACGTGGCCGCTTCGATCGGAGCCGACCTGATCGGAGTGAACAATCGGAACCTGCGCCGCTTCGTGACGGATCTCGCCACCACGGAAAGGCTCGCACCGAAAGTTCCGAGAGATGCCGTGTTGGTCTCTGAGAGCGGTATCTTCGGGCCGGAGGACGTGAAGCGACTCGCGGCCGCCGGGGCCGATGCCCTGTTGGTCGGAGAATCGCTGATGCGAGAAACAGACGTTGAGGGCGCTCTCCTGCGTCTTCGAGGAGCCCAGTGA
- the trpD gene encoding anthranilate phosphoribosyltransferase has product MSLVGAIECALDGHEVPSELLEAAFGTIMDGDASEVQITALLIALRAKGETTREIATLARVLRGRAETSALVDPRTVDTCGTGGDGADTFNVSTVAAFVVAGAGVPVAKHGNRAASSRTGSFDVLEALGVEADLPIEAAAEVLAEVGIGPFFARRAHPAMRFVAPVRQQLGLRTVMNCMGPLLNPVGARRQLIGVFGRAWVQRLAEVLLELGAERALVVHGSDGLDEITVTGPSHAAWVDSGGVRPLELDPAEIGIGLADPESLRGGDAEENASLARKILDGEPGPRRDIVVANAGAALWVAGAAEDWVAGAELARKSLDAGAAREKLEALVRATKGRGTA; this is encoded by the coding sequence ATGAGTCTCGTCGGTGCCATCGAGTGCGCACTCGACGGCCACGAGGTTCCCTCGGAGCTGCTGGAGGCTGCGTTTGGCACGATCATGGACGGCGATGCCAGCGAGGTGCAGATCACCGCGCTCCTGATCGCCCTTCGCGCGAAGGGAGAGACGACGCGCGAGATCGCGACCCTGGCCCGGGTGTTGCGAGGCCGGGCGGAGACGTCGGCCCTCGTCGATCCGCGCACGGTGGATACCTGCGGCACGGGTGGAGACGGTGCGGATACCTTCAATGTCTCCACGGTGGCTGCGTTCGTGGTCGCGGGTGCCGGCGTGCCGGTTGCCAAACATGGCAACCGGGCCGCCTCGAGCCGCACCGGTAGCTTCGATGTGCTCGAAGCCCTGGGGGTGGAAGCGGATCTCCCGATCGAAGCCGCGGCGGAGGTTCTCGCCGAGGTCGGTATCGGGCCGTTCTTTGCGCGCCGGGCGCATCCGGCGATGCGTTTCGTGGCTCCTGTCCGTCAACAGCTCGGCCTGCGAACCGTCATGAACTGCATGGGGCCGCTGCTCAATCCGGTCGGCGCGCGGCGCCAGCTCATCGGCGTGTTCGGTCGAGCGTGGGTTCAGCGCCTGGCGGAGGTTCTCCTCGAACTCGGTGCCGAGAGGGCGCTGGTGGTCCATGGTAGTGACGGCCTCGACGAGATCACGGTGACCGGGCCGAGCCACGCCGCGTGGGTGGATTCTGGCGGCGTTCGGCCGCTGGAGCTCGACCCGGCAGAGATCGGGATCGGGCTGGCGGATCCCGAGAGCCTCCGGGGTGGCGATGCGGAAGAGAACGCGAGCCTTGCGCGGAAGATCCTCGATGGAGAGCCTGGGCCGCGACGCGACATCGTCGTGGCGAATGCGGGAGCGGCCCTGTGGGTCGCTGGCGCCGCGGAAGATTGGGTGGCTGGAGCTGAACTCGCGCGCAAGAGTCTGGATGCGGGAGCGGCTCGGGAGAAGCTCGAGGCCCTGGTTCGCGCCACGAAAGGCCGCGGCACGGCATGA
- a CDS encoding aminodeoxychorismate/anthranilate synthase component II, whose product MPRLLMIDNYDSFAYNLFQYLGELGAETEVLRNDDESVESLVARGPDGLVISPGPGRPEDAGVSVPAVRAFGEAGIPVLGVCLGHQAIGQCFGGRIVGARKIMHGKTSEIRHEEEGVFAGLPIPFEATRYHSLVIDGDHCPDVLAVTARTADGEIMGVRHRELEIEGVQFHPESILTGEGKRLLGNFVARCGHGATVR is encoded by the coding sequence ATGCCGCGCTTGCTGATGATCGACAACTACGATTCCTTCGCGTACAACCTCTTCCAGTATCTGGGCGAACTCGGCGCGGAGACCGAGGTCCTGCGCAATGACGACGAGAGCGTCGAGAGCCTCGTTGCACGCGGGCCCGATGGGCTGGTCATCTCTCCCGGGCCTGGCCGCCCGGAAGACGCGGGCGTATCGGTTCCGGCCGTCCGGGCCTTCGGCGAGGCGGGCATTCCCGTGCTCGGCGTGTGCCTTGGCCACCAGGCGATCGGCCAGTGTTTCGGAGGACGGATCGTTGGCGCGCGCAAGATCATGCATGGCAAGACGTCTGAGATTCGCCACGAAGAAGAGGGCGTGTTCGCCGGCCTGCCGATCCCCTTCGAGGCGACCCGCTACCACAGCCTGGTGATCGATGGCGACCATTGTCCAGACGTTCTGGCCGTGACGGCGCGCACGGCGGACGGTGAGATCATGGGGGTTCGCCACCGGGAGCTCGAAATCGAAGGAGTGCAGTTCCATCCCGAGTCGATCCTGACCGGCGAGGGGAAGCGGCTGCTCGGAAACTTCGTCGCCCGTTGCGGGCATGGGGCGACCGTCCGATGA